The DNA segment tagGGTGGCGAGGAACGAGAGAGAAGGCTGAGACTTAGGATTTTTTACGGGACGCGATCGAGCGGATGCGAGGAcctgaataaaaaaattgaatccaataaaAATTTCGGATCCAAACATGGCTTCAATGTTTGTTGATGGCTAGAACCGGTACGAATAccgactatcaatgccggtttgtaacacgaaccggcactgatagtcggttcAATGCCGTTTCTTAAATGATCCATCATCGTTCAGGCATGGAAGgttaagaaccggtagtgatacattTTTACTACCGATTCTTACacaatcggcagtgatgagcCGCCATCTATaacatgttctgtagtagtatgtCCATACAGATGGCACCTCTCTTGAGGCCCCCAACACTTCCACCTCAAACAATCAGGAGCCCCAGCTGCCTCCATTCCCAACAGTAGGGTTGTCAAAAAAAATTCCAGCTCCTTTAGTTTCTTGAAAGCTTGGCTCGACTGTAATTCGAGCTGAGGTCGAGCCCATGTCAAAGCTCACGAGCTCAGACAAGCCGTTCGTTAAGGATAGTGAACAAGTGGATTAAGTATGTTATGTGAACCCCTCTTATTCTATTCAAAAATTTGATAATGTGTATGTTTGCTTAATGAAtagaaaacttttttttataaattttgactATTAACGAGCTAGTCGAGTCGAGCATCGGTCGAGTTGAACTCAAGTTTTTGTCGAGCTTGAGCTTACCATGccagactctctctctctctcattaaCAGCCCTACCCAACAGTGCGGCGCCTCCCGCCATCTACCAAACAAATCCACAGCCACTTCCAGGCCAACTTCTGGTGCTCCTCCAGCTCCTGCAACGGCTCCACAACCTTCGTTCTCGTACGCACAACCAGCTGAAGGCACCTACTGATTGTTACTCAGGCATTTACTTAGGAAGCATATGAAGTACTCACAGATATGTTGCTCCTTTGAAAATTTATGCTGTCATCGTTAGTTAATTGAGATCGTTTTTTGCATGTATATCACTCGAATTTGTAGGATTGTAGGATTGTTGTGAAAAGTTGCACGCGGACCGCTTTGGAGTCGGCAAACAAATCAGGCCTTACCTCGGGAGTACGCTGCAACACGGACTGCTCAGAAAGCAAAAGGTTGAACGCTTGTATTGGGCAACTCAAGCCCACAAGAGACAAACTGAGCCAGAGCAATAGGCAGGGTACTCTAGGTTCGACCTAGGGACCCAAGACGGCCACCCATGCTTTCCCCTAGGGTGGGTCCGCCCCTGCTCAAGTCTGTCTGGTCCATACTAATTTCGGTGGACACTTGGAAGTCATAATTGGGTTTCCTCTGGTATAGAATTTAACTGTGTGTGGCACGAGCTACTTGAACTAGATACTTAGAGGCTATTTGGTAAGGCTTCAACTCCATATTTGCTCTATAGATCTACATATCCACAGTGTAATAGGTTTATCAATGGACTGATGGGAAAAATAAGTAATATTCTCTCAACTAAGTGGGCTGGTTGGTTTCTATGGAGACAAATCCACATTTGGAACAATGCTTTGACCGCTCCACAGAATTGCACGGGAAGTGGAGAGATCCATGAATCGAGCAGCTCTACACAATCGTAGAGTCACCCAATTTGGCAGGTTTCGTTCAGATCCATTATGACTCCAAAGAGCTCGGCCCATCTAATCTAGCCCGATAGGCACTGCTTAGATAGATGGACAAGCGATCTGGATCGAGCTAGGAAGCCCCAATGAAATTATACCCTCGGTAAGCCCAACCAATTCGGCTTTCGCACCATGCCCAATTCGAATCCAGGCCCTTCCCTTATCCCTCAAAGACAAAATAGATCGAATTCGGGCCCGGCCTAAAAGCATCGCATTCACAACGCCCAGCCGCTTCCAGCCTTATTTATCAACCATTCAGTCTCcgttcaaaaaagaaaaaaaaaacaaccatTCAGTCAAGCAATGCAATCAACCAGTGGTTGCACTAAGGTTCGAGGATGATCACATCAGTGTTCAGATAGGAAAAAAAACTTCTCCCATGCACAAATGACATTACACTGCTTTCAATCTTCCACCCCTAGTGTTCTCTTTCCCTATGCTTACTTCACTgaccaaaaataaaataaaataagaggAAAATTTGATCACATCTGAATGTTCAACATCAGCATTTCATTTATCTGTACCTGTCACTTCCGGAACACGGGCGCAGTCAGAGTACCGTTCAACAAATGGAACGGACAGCTGCAGCCTTGCCGTTCTTTTCAACGACTGATGACCCTTTTTCATGTCACTGTACAGTGAGGTATCCAATCTGAAGCCTCCAAACTTAGTCTGATACTATTTCTCTATACGTCTCGACAAGTCTGTTGTTAAGATGGTGTAAAAGAGCAAAACTGGTTGTCTCTGTCATGACAAAATCTTGTGTATCGCTTTGACAATCTTCTCAGATAGCTCGGTGCCCCGCAGGATGAGGTACAGTACAAACGAAGCGTAAACGAGTACCGCCACACAGAGAAGTGAGCCGGACAAGGGGCCTTGGATCTCAGAGGAGAAGAAATCCATCAAGAGGTAGACGTTGATTGTGATCAGCAGTGTGGCCACTGTCCAGGTTACGGCCTGCATAAAAATATCGAAGCTGAGTGAGAACAATAtcagttttaaaagtttaacatgcCCGATCAAAACGACAAAGTCAGTAGAATAAGATTTGATTAGCTGATCAGTTCACAAGCTAGTGGACATGTCATTAAGTGCAGATTTTGTTTAACACATGTTCTAAAACAACTCTAATATTCACCGAATGAATCATCAATCCAAAAATATCACTGGCTTCTGAACTTTGTGTCGAGGTGCTTTTGTCAAGGCACGAAGTGATCAGCTTTCTGCAGCAAAATCGGCCATCAGGCACTAGGAAGAACACATCCAGTTTGTGTGATGGACTATCAATTATGACTAGGTTGACTACTTACAACTAACAACCTATGAAATCATTGAAgacatatattatctagttTAACTATTTACAAACCAATACCCTAGGGAAATCCTAAATGGCATCTATTCTAGGTGCCTCCTAATCATCAGGGTGTATAAGCTTGGATGCACgactgagtgatgcttccagtAGAAGGTTTGAGGTTCAAGGTGCATGGACAAATGTCATAAAACAGAGTTCTGATGGTGCCCAATACTAAAAAAGGACAGGTATTAGATTTCAATCTCATGATTACTTACCTGGGTGTTTGGGCCAATTTTAAAGACTCCCATTACTTGCTCCTTGGAAACCAAGGTTATCAGTGGAATGAGCGCAAAAGGGATCTGGATTGACTGTAAAACATTGAGCCACTCATTTAGAGCATCCAGTGCAGAATCAGATGCGTTGAAGTACAGAGCAACAATTACAGTTGGCACAATTGCAAAGCTTCTGGTGATCAATGCCCTGATCCATTTTTTTAACCGTAAATTTAGAAATCCACCCATTATAAACTGTCCAGCATAAGTTCCTGTTATGGTACTACTCTGACCAGCCGCCAATAGCCCAATCCCCCAAATGTAGAGTATAGGGAAACCCCCTCCACCAAACTTCTCTTGTAGATACTGTCCAGCATTTTCGAGGCCAATATTACCGGCTTCTTTACTGCCATAGAATCCTTTCGCAAAAACTGTTGTGACAAAGAGATTTATCATGAAGGAGACAGCTAACGCTATAGTTGACTCTATTGAATAGTATCTTAATGCTTCACGGACTTGATATTCcttattttgatctattttcctTGATTGCACAAGTGCTGAATGAAGGAACACATTGTGGGGCATGATAACACAGCCAACAACCCCAACTGCTTGTCTTATTGTCCTCGAGCTCAATTTTGGAACCAAAATACCTGATGATACAAATTATGTCTGTCAACGGACAAGAATGCATGAGACAACTTACAGCATCAAAGGCTGGTCAGTAAGATCCTTACCAATCAACAAGTCCTTCCCGTTGGGCCTGGTATCTGTGAACATCCATGCAAAGGAAATGGCCATTGTTGCAA comes from the Phragmites australis chromosome 22, lpPhrAust1.1, whole genome shotgun sequence genome and includes:
- the LOC133904899 gene encoding metal transporter Nramp6-like translates to MAGAGAEDAGGVAVSIPSARTDEEARALLPASALRADDEARALLPADDDDEDLEERAYDAAEKVIVSISDGADPEDEDVEAALCLASGAAPPFSWRKLWLFTGPGFLMSIAFLDPGNLEGDLQAGAAAGDTLLWLLMWATAMGLLVQLLAARLGVATGRHLAELCRDEYPDWARRALWLMAEVAMVGADIQEVIGSAIAIKILSRGYLPLWAGVVITALDCFIFLSLENYGVRKLEGVFAFLIATMAISFAWMFTDTRPNGKDLLIGILVPKLSSRTIRQAVGVVGCVIMPHNVFLHSALVQSRKIDQNKEYQVREALRYYSIESTIALAVSFMINLFVTTVFAKGFYGSKEAGNIGLENAGQYLQEKFGGGGFPILYIWGIGLLAAGQSSTITGTYAGQFIMGGFLNLRLKKWIRALITRSFAIVPTVIVALYFNASDSALDALNEWLNVLQSIQIPFALIPLITLVSKEQVMGVFKIGPNTQAVTWTVATLLITINVYLLMDFFSSEIQGPLSGSLLCVAVLVYASFVLYLILRGTELSEKIVKAIHKILS